CCGAAGATCCCGCCGTGACGGTACTGCTGATTGAGGCTGGCCGAGCAGAGATACCTCTGGTGTCTGCCGTTCCGTTGGGAGCTCCAAATCTGCAGTCCACGGATTACAATTTCGCCTACGAATCTGAACCACAAACGCGTGGCTGTCTCGGGCTGTGGGATCGGAAGTGTAGCTGGCCGCACGGACGTGGTGTTGGCGGGTCGTCCATCATCAACTACATGATCTACACCCGGGGCAATCGGCGAGATTACGATGCGTGGGCCGCGGCCGGCAATCCCGGCTGGAGTTGGGACGAGATGTTACCGTACCACATCCGCTCGGAACGGGCCAACATTCGGGACTTCGATCGGAACGGATATCACGGTCGGGACGGTCCACTGTCGGTGGAAGATTGTCCTTTCAGGTGGGTAACGGCATACTGTCCGACAGACGCCCAGAAGGCATTGAACTTTCGGGACGGGTATCATACTTTGATGGGTTAATAGCATAGGCAGCCACCAGCGCGCCACGAATAGAGCAGGGTGCGTATGTTTACGACGCTCATTAAAAAGGCAACACTGGCGCACGAACGCTCGTCTATGACCGAGCTGACCATCCGGTAAGCCACCGCCGCTTTCGCAAAGTCAATTTGTGGAGGTGTTTACTGTTTGATTGACCGTCACCCGAAGTGCAACGCATGGTGCAATTGAACCGGTTCGTGTGTGTGCTCATTGATCTTGTTTATTGCACGAAATTGTATGCCCCTGGGGGCTTTACAATCAATATTTGAAGCTTATCTTAAATCTAAACCTATAAACTGTAATAACCTTCAGGAGTCAGAGCACACGGCGGTCCAAGGTAATATATCTCGAGGCGCTATGCTTAACAGAAACTTGCATCAAATCGTGGATGAAAATGGTTCCTGTTTTGATTGAAATATTATCCAATTTTTCGTTAAATTCCAATAAAAATCGGATCGTTCGATAAATCGACTTATCGGATTCCTGTTTCATCATGTGTTTCATAACCAGTTTCACTTTATTTATCCTTTATAGATTTCTTTTGACACACATTTCATCATTGTGTTCTGTTCGCATCATCTGTTACTGACCCGtcacatttaaaacaaaaactacgCAAAAAtcatttactctctctctctacttGCGTCCTTTCACTTTCCATTTAACTCGCTTCACCCAATTTAcgcgttttttttcatatctGCAAAGCATGTGCGATACAGTAACGTGTTCTTTGCTTGCCGGTGTTGCCTTTTATTTCCCGCCAAAAAGTCGCTTCAGCTCAgttcaattttcatttgtttttaatgtattcCTTGGGAATACAAGACATTGCCCATTGTTAAAAGTATGTtatgcaatttcgtttaaaatttttgAGCGACaagttcgtttgtttgctaaacATACCAAGGCTAATGTATcaattttgttggttttgtacGTTTAAAgtctttttttaattgtaattgcatgcgtttttaattgaaatgccCTTGATCAAGCTTTCTGCGAAAAAAgagacaataaaataaataagctcACTTACTATCTTAAGTAGGGTTGGGTATATCTCATTCCGATTTATAAATTTGATTAATAATGATTTTGATTTGAGTTACgattttggattttttgtatgaaatgtGGGTAATTGAGGTGCTTATACTGATACTTctgtacgcaggactgactattcgggTCCGCATTAATAAAGTTAAAGAAAGTCAGAAAGACCTCTTAAGGatattgtgccgataaagacgAAGAATACTTTTACTAGcttatacaggcagtccccgagatacgcggttcctcttatacgcggattcggagatacgcggtttttggaagtttAACAGATaggctagtttatagcacaaaatctaagcaaacaGGTGAAAGATTGGTCTAAAATCCTATTCTTTGTCATATATAACATGTCTTTCTAACTTactttaatgtaatctttcttaaaatcgcctgattcggcgaataaattaagtgccaagaaggaagtcgactctgtgactttgaagtataaacaaaattgcaccagggattcgacttacgcggaaatttgGGTAACGCGAATTTTTcccggggactgcctgtacttaaTTTATCATTACATCATGTTTTCGGATAAGAATACATGAATCTTGTGGGTTAATTAATCTCTTGGAAGAATGAACTAAATTGAACCTGAATCGAAATCTCTCGATTCTTGATTGGAATGATTCCTTAAAGAAGATGTATATGAActactcttctcaaaagattcattaaacaAAGCGCTAATTTCAAAACATAATTTCCGTatgtaaaaatgataaatttgttCGATTTGCCTGTTTTGCGcctgaaaggtatgcaatgcgaTTCACCACACACTGTAACCGTtataattcaaattcaaattcacTCCAACTACTGCACTTTACCGCACCGTCCTTCCCATTCCTTCAACAGATCAAAAATAGCCACCACTTTCATCGAAAGTGCACAACAGGCAGGTTACCCGTACCGTGACTACAATGCCGGCGACCAAATTGGGGTGTGTTTCCTTCAGGCCAACACGCTGCAAGGGCGCCGTGTTACCAGCGGCAGTGCCTACCTGTATCCCGCCCGGAAGCGTCCCAACCTGCACATCCTGACCCGTGCCTGGGTGACGAAGGTGCTGCTCAACAAGGGTAAGCATCAAGGCGGCCCTGTAAAATCGGAACACTGCAGCAATTATCGCGTCCATTTTCTTCGCAGCGTCCAAAGAAGCCACGGGCGTTGTTTACGTGCGCGATGGTAAGACACAATCGGTAAAGGCACGCCGGGAGGTAATACTGTCGGCCGGTGCGTTCGAAAGCGCCAAGCTACTGATGCTGTCCGGTATTGGGCCGGCGGAACATTTGCAGTCGTTCGGTGTTCCCGTGCTGCAAGATTTGCCCGTGGGTGAGCTGCTGTACGAACATCCGGGCGTGTTTGGGCCGGTATTTATAGTGCGCGAACCGATCGATGACTACATCACCCTGGATGGCAACATCAACCTTAGCAACTTCATCCAGTACCTGAAAGGGCGCGGTGTATTCACCACCAACTCGGTGGAGAGCTTGATGTACGTGAAGTCCCCGGTGGCGGAAAGTCCCGATCCGGGACTGCCAGATGTGGAGGTGATGCAGGCATTTTCGTCGATTGACTACGacaccggtaccggtacgcCGCGTGCCTTCCGCTTAACGAACGCCACCTTCGATGGGTACTTCCGGCCGATCATGAATCTGCGTTCGTTCCAGTACCTACCCATGTTGCTGAAACCTTACACACGTGGCAAGCTGCGTCTAAAGTCCACAAACCCCTTCCATCATCCCGTGTTCCAGTATCGCTACTTTGAAGATGACCGCGACATTGAGGCTCTTGTGTATGGAATGCAGGAAGCGATTCGAGTCACCGCTCAGGAACCCTTCCGGCGCATCGGTGTTGAGCTGTACCGGAAACAGGTGCCGGGATGTGAGCAGTATCCCTTCGGGACACATGAGTACTGGCGCTGTCACGTCATGACCTTGACGGCTACCTTCCATCATCAGGTCGCGACCTGCAAGATGGGTCCACCGAGCGATCCCGAGGCGGTCGTCGACCATGAGCTGCGGGTGTACGGCATGCGGAGACTGCGTGTCGTCGACATTGGCGTGGTACCGTTCCCGCCCACCGCCCACACATCCGCCATAGCGTTCGTGATCGGCGAGAAGGCAGCCGATCTGGTGCGGGATGCGGCCCGCAAAGGAGACTACAGCAGTAGGGAAAAGCATTCGTCACTGCCGGCGCAATCATTCCTCTGGTCACCCTTCGAGTGGCCATtcaagtaaagaaaaaaaggatgtcATCCTTGGCGACCTTTCGTCTGGCTGGTGTTCGCCTGTTAAGGAAGCGGAGTCTTCAACCACCATTAATAAATGCATCCACCGGTGGTAAAGGTCATCTGTCGAAGCGCACTGTAAAACATATTATTCCACATCCCGATAAACGTGTGACCCCGTGCCGGATTGCAAAATAAATCTGCctcggcgaaaaaaaaaataattcggCACACATTTCTCGATGGTACGatacaaccaaacaaacccgATCCCGATACCAACGTTACCTCGTAGTGGTTTGCTCCCGTTGCTGCGTTTGCTGGGCCGTCGGTTTCGTAATGCCAAAAAATATGTTACGATCTGCGTGTGTACCACACTAGGAGACTAGCGTGGTGGTAATGTACAGCAAaaaacatcatcaccaccTCCCAAATGCCGTTTTCGAATGTGTGGCCAGGGCGGATAAATGAAGCGAAGCATTAAATTGACCGGGCCGGGTGGGGGGCAGCCGGGTACGGCATTATGCTCGGCCACAGCCATGCCCAACGGCGGACCACTTGACGACATTCTTCATACACCGGTGTTTGCTGGTGCGCCACGCTTTGGCAACAGGCGTCAACACGGTTTGACTAATCTACTACATGCTTACCCCGATCCACCTATGAGCCAGCTGCAGATCGTTGCAGAACAATACTCTCAATTATCTCTTaagtggtttttgtttattttagttatttttatttgttaaatcATTCATCATTCACCAAACATCATTTAAAGCATTCTAGTATTTGAAGGTGCAATAATATAGGATAATTGTAATTTTGTTAATTACAGTCATTTCTCAAGTTACGCcaataatgcgtgccagaaaaattcgcgtaactcggattccctttaaaatataatttatattttgtatTCAGGGGTCGATTTCTGCTTTTAACGTAAGGAAgcacattaataattgatatttttacgttTCTTTCGTCAATTATAGTAATTTGTTTCCAAAATTAATGTTAATAATGTTATAATGTGACGCATTTTATaggaaatttgaaatttgacacataactgtcaaaatttagagattcgcgtatctcgaattcaCGGAACTCGAGTTTCGCGTAAGTCGGGAAAAGACTGTACAtggaattgattttgttttatttggcaAACTAAGAATTTAGATATTTCTCAAaagcaaataattttaattttataaacataaactttGATAGAAATGTGATAATATCAATTATATATGTGCTTCGTaacgcgaaaagaaaaatcgatccctgaatactaaatataaacgatattataaaggAAATTTGAGATACGCGATCTATCCCACCCAGTATTCGCGTAACTCAGGAAAAGACTTTACTAATTTCCACCGTACAAAGGAGTGAAAAATAATTACGAGTTCGTTTAAACTGATATTTACATATTATAATCGGTAACATTAAGTTTAAACTGCAACTGTTCCAAATTTGTGCATATGCTGCTTTGCTGACCAGGTTT
The Anopheles moucheti chromosome 2, idAnoMoucSN_F20_07, whole genome shotgun sequence genome window above contains:
- the LOC128299560 gene encoding glucose dehydrogenase [FAD, quinone]-like, which encodes MSVIQALLAFLLVATPAYGFTHKHSQPDTGNLTAGNFIDFTQWLGIDYGEPKLRKRYDYIIVGAGPAGSVLAARLTEDPAVTVLLIEAGRAEIPLVSAVPLGAPNLQSTDYNFAYESEPQTRGCLGLWDRKCSWPHGRGVGGSSIINYMIYTRGNRRDYDAWAAAGNPGWSWDEMLPYHIRSERANIRDFDRNGYHGRDGPLSVEDCPFRSKIATTFIESAQQAGYPYRDYNAGDQIGVCFLQANTLQGRRVTSGSAYLYPARKRPNLHILTRAWVTKVLLNKASKEATGVVYVRDGKTQSVKARREVILSAGAFESAKLLMLSGIGPAEHLQSFGVPVLQDLPVGELLYEHPGVFGPVFIVREPIDDYITLDGNINLSNFIQYLKGRGVFTTNSVESLMYVKSPVAESPDPGLPDVEVMQAFSSIDYDTGTGTPRAFRLTNATFDGYFRPIMNLRSFQYLPMLLKPYTRGKLRLKSTNPFHHPVFQYRYFEDDRDIEALVYGMQEAIRVTAQEPFRRIGVELYRKQVPGCEQYPFGTHEYWRCHVMTLTATFHHQVATCKMGPPSDPEAVVDHELRVYGMRRLRVVDIGVVPFPPTAHTSAIAFVIGEKAADLVRDAARKGDYSSREKHSSLPAQSFLWSPFEWPFK